One window from the genome of Pyxicephalus adspersus chromosome 6, UCB_Pads_2.0, whole genome shotgun sequence encodes:
- the SCAMP1 gene encoding secretory carrier-associated membrane protein 1 encodes MSDFDSNPFADPDLNNPFKDPSVTQVTRNVPPGLEEYNPFSDSKTPQPPKVKMPTAVPSTQPAIMKPTEEPPAYTQIAKEHALAQAELLKRQEELEKKAAELDRREREIQSLNQPGGRRNNWPPLPGNFPVGPCFYQDFSVDIPVEFQKTVKIMYYLWMFHTVTLFVNIFGCLAWFCVDTSRGVDFGLAILWFLLFTPCSFVCWYRPLYGAFRSDSSFRFFVFFFVYICQFAVHVLQAAGFKGWGNCGWISALTALNMNIPVGIMMIMIAALFTASAVISLAMFKKVHGLYRTTGASFEKAQQEFATGVMSNKTVQTAAANAASTAASSAAQNAFKGNQM; translated from the exons GATCCTTCGGTTACACAGGTGACCAGAAATGTGCCTCCCGGGTTAGAAGAGTATAATCCATTCTCTGACTCAAAAACC CCTCAGCCTCCAAAAGTAAAAATGCCAACGGCAGTCCCCAGCACACAGCCAGCCATAATGAAGCCGACAGAAGAGCCTCCAGCATATACTCAAATTGCAAAA GAACATGCTCTGGCCCAAGCTGAACTCTTGAAGCGACAGGAGGAGTTGGAGAAGAAAGCAGCAGAATTGGATCGCAGGGAGCGGGAGATTCAAAGTCTAAACCAGCCTGGTG ggAGAAGGAATAATTGGCCACCACTCCCTGGAAACTTCCCTGTTGGCCCATGTTTTTATCAAGATTTCTCAGTGGATATTCCTGTGGAATTTCAAAAAACTGTAAAGATTATGTACTACCTGTGGATGT TTCATACAGTCAccctttttgtaaatattttcggATGTCTGGCCTGGTTCTGTGTTGACACAAGCCGAGGGGTTGACTTTGGGTTGGCGATCCTGTGGTTTTTGCTTTTTACTCCTTGCTCATTTGTTTGCTGGTACAGACCACTATATGGAGCATTCAG GAGTGACAGCTCTTTCAGGTTCTTTGTGTTCTTCTTTGTGTACATCTGTCAGTTTGCTGTACATGTTCTTCAAGCTGCAGGGTTTAAAGGCTGGGGCAACTG TGGTTGGATTTCTGCACTCACCGCCCTGAACATGAATATTCCGGTGGGAATAATGATGATTATGATTGCTGCCCTATTTACAGCTTCTGCAGTAATATCACTAGCAATGTTTAAAAAG GTGCATGGCCTCTACCGGACAACAGGCGCCAGCTTTGAAAAGGCCCAGCAGGAATTTGCTACAGGGGTGATGTCTAACAAAACCGTGCAGACTGCTGCAGCCAATGCTGCTTCTACAGCTGCAAGCAGTGCTGCCCAGAATGCTTTTAAGGGTAACCAGATGTAA